From the Bacteroidales bacterium genome, one window contains:
- a CDS encoding oligosaccharide flippase family protein: MSANRKFITNLIILLFLNLLIKPFWILGIDRSVQNTVGAENYGFYFAIFNFTFLFNILLDMGITNFNNRNIAQNNHLLNKHFSSIVILKFLLAVVYFVITMSAGLIIGYSQNQMLLLGILCFNQFLISFILYLRSNISGLHFFKTDSVISVLDRILMIGICGVLLWGNVTKQAFKIEWFVFAQTGSYIITAIIAMFIVIRKAHFKKLKWNRPFFILIIKRSFPFAILVLLMAFYNRIDSVMIERLLPDKVGEQQAGLYASAYRLLDAANMIAYLFSVILLPMFARMLKFKDDIEKLARLSFTLLFVLSITVALGSFFHRHELMEMLYPVHSSETTEAYLLRMEETSWVFGILMSGFIPISTTYVFGTLLTANGNLKYLNIVAGSGMALNLILNFILIPHLQATGSAYASITTQFITAAIQVFLVVKIFRFKLNFAYLSRLGIFFVMILVFNIMSHIISEKGYTDWKISFITMLILSFITAASTKLLNIKSFVSLIKKQEKI, from the coding sequence ATGTCAGCGAATCGCAAATTCATCACCAACCTCATTATTCTGCTTTTTCTGAATTTGCTGATAAAGCCTTTCTGGATATTAGGTATTGACCGTAGTGTCCAAAATACCGTTGGCGCAGAAAATTACGGATTTTATTTCGCAATTTTTAACTTTACTTTCCTGTTTAACATTTTACTCGATATGGGCATTACCAATTTCAACAACAGGAATATTGCCCAGAACAATCATTTGCTAAATAAACATTTCTCCAGTATTGTTATCTTAAAATTTCTGCTCGCCGTAGTTTACTTTGTAATAACCATGTCGGCAGGCCTAATAATTGGATACAGCCAAAACCAAATGCTATTATTGGGCATATTATGTTTCAATCAATTTCTTATTTCATTTATTCTTTACCTGCGCTCCAATATTTCCGGCCTTCACTTTTTTAAAACCGACAGTGTAATCTCCGTACTGGACCGCATCCTGATGATTGGCATTTGCGGAGTATTGCTTTGGGGAAATGTCACAAAACAAGCTTTTAAAATAGAATGGTTTGTTTTTGCTCAAACAGGCTCTTATATTATTACTGCTATAATTGCTATGTTCATTGTTATTCGAAAAGCACATTTTAAAAAATTAAAATGGAACCGCCCTTTCTTCATTTTAATTATTAAACGAAGTTTTCCGTTTGCGATACTCGTTTTGCTTATGGCTTTCTATAACCGTATTGACTCTGTTATGATCGAACGCTTATTGCCTGACAAGGTTGGTGAACAGCAGGCTGGATTGTATGCGTCGGCATACCGGCTTCTTGATGCAGCGAATATGATTGCATACCTTTTTTCTGTAATACTGTTGCCTATGTTTGCCCGCATGCTGAAGTTTAAAGATGACATCGAAAAACTTGCACGGCTTTCGTTCACTCTCTTGTTTGTTCTCTCCATAACTGTAGCGCTAGGTTCTTTTTTCCATCGCCATGAACTGATGGAAATGCTTTATCCTGTGCATTCTTCTGAGACAACAGAGGCTTATTTGCTTCGCATGGAAGAAACATCCTGGGTATTCGGAATATTGATGAGTGGTTTTATTCCAATTTCAACCACATATGTTTTTGGAACTTTGCTAACAGCTAATGGCAACCTTAAATATTTAAATATTGTTGCAGGCAGCGGAATGGCATTAAATCTGATTTTAAATTTCATTTTAATTCCTCACTTACAGGCTACAGGCTCAGCATATGCAAGCATTACGACACAGTTTATCACTGCCGCAATACAGGTATTTCTTGTTGTGAAAATTTTCCGCTTTAAGCTTAATTTTGCATATCTTTCCAGGCTTGGTATTTTCTTTGTAATGATTCTCGTTTTTAATATAATGTCGCACATTATCTCCGAAAAAGGATATACTG
- the thiS gene encoding sulfur carrier protein ThiS has protein sequence MDIILNNNKEHFEVENLSVDELLKVKKFTFKMLIVKINGKVVKQPEYYNTYIKDGDNVTVLHLISGG, from the coding sequence ATGGATATAATATTAAACAATAATAAAGAGCATTTTGAAGTAGAAAATTTGTCTGTTGATGAGCTGTTGAAAGTTAAAAAGTTTACTTTTAAAATGCTGATTGTAAAAATTAACGGAAAAGTCGTAAAACAACCCGAGTATTATAATACATATATAAAAGATGGTGACAATGTTACTGTGCTTCATTTAATAAGTGGAGGATAA